CCGTTGGGCTCCCAGGGTCTTCTAAGTTCAATACGTTGTCTTCACAGGCAGGAAATACCAGCAGGCTAAGACTTATTAAGATGATATATTTTATGTTTTTCATTGTAAAGAAATTATACGATTAGAATGTTACGTTAAGGCCCATTGTGAAAACTTTGGTAACAGGGTAAAAAGCACCACTAGAAAATTGTGGGGTCAAAGGGTCTATACCTTCAGGCATGTTATCCCAAGTAGCTAAGTTTTGCCCGGACAAGTAGATACGTGCAGCTGAAATACTGAATTTATCCAATACATCTCTAGGTATCTTATAGCCAAGAGTTATATTTCTTAGTCTTACATAAGAGGCATCATGCATCCAAGTTTCATTCACACGCCAGTTAGAGTGTGAACTTCCTGGAGTTAAACGCGGATATGCTGCACCTGTATTAGTAGGAGTCCAGTAATCCGTTTGCCATTCCTGAATTTTACCAGCGTTAAAAAAGGCCCAACCAGCATCACCTTGCAATACCACATCACGTCCTCCAGCTCCGAGTAATGATACTGAAAGGTCAAAACCTTTATAGGCAGAGAAAAGCTCTAGTCCCCAATTTTGAGTAGTAATGTCACTACCAATAATGGTACGGTCGTCATTTGTTATTGCTCCGTCTGGTACTCCATCAGGACCAGAGATATCAGCATATTTTAAATCACCCGCTTGGATTGCTCCAAACCCTGGTGATGGTAATGAACTATTAAGATTACCATCTACATCAAAATCGCTTTCTTGATAAAGTCCATCTACTTTTAGACCGTAGATAGAACCAATTTCTTCACCAACGCGATTAATTGTGTTACCTGGAGGTAACTGGTCTAGACCGCCCAAGTCTTTGATTTCGTTGTCAAAACCAGAGTAGTTAAGGTTGATTCCGTAACGGAAATCTTCACCGATCATATCGTTCCAACCAATACTAAAATCGTATCCTGTGTTCCAAACTTCACCAGCATTCTGAACTGGAGCTTCCAAACCTACTGATGTTGGTATAGTAACCCCTAAAAGAATATCTTTTGTTTTACGCACGTAATATTCTCCAGTGAAAGATAGCTTACTGTTAAAAAATTTAGCATCCATAGCAACATTCTGGGTTTCGCCGGTTTCCCATTGTAATTGTGAATTGGCTAAAACTGACTGGGCTCCACCTACTACTGGAGTACCGCCAATAACAGCATTGGCATTACCAAGACCAAAAAGGGAAGTATAAGGGAAGTTTACCTCTTGAGCCACGGCTGAACCATCTGAACCTTGAATAACATCTCCGTTATTATCGGTTCTGTTGGCGGCAAAAATGAACTGGTTTCCTAATTGTCCCCAAGAGGCTCTAAATTTTAGAAAGTTGATGGTTTCATTATCCTGAAGAAACTTCTCTTCGGATACTACCCAACCAACGGAAAAAGATGGAAAGGTTGCAGAACGATAGCCTTCGGCAAAGCGCGAAGAAGCATCTTTTCTAACATTTGCTTCAAAAAGATATTTGTTTTTGTAAGTGTAATTTATTCTTCCGAATAAAGACTCTAATCCGTTTAAGGTTGAATTACCAGAGTTTAGTTGCGTATCTGGTAAACCATTATCTAGACCTCTAAATTCGTCTAGAACAAACCCTCTTCTACTAGCGGACCATATTTCCGAATTGAATTTAAGAAATTCATAGCCTCCTAAAACCGAAACATTGTGATCGCCAAATTCTTTTCCCCAGTTAGCAACCGCATTAAAGTTGTCTTGGAATGTGGTAAATGTTTCCTTGAAGAGCGAGCTTTCAGAAATTCCACCGCCTACAGTACTTTGCGCTGGTCCACCCGAACCTTCGTAATAGGTGTATCGTGCTCTAAAATCATCTTGGTCTCTATCAAAAAATTGTGGTGCATACGTTGCGGCAATAGAGAAATTGTTGAACGGTCTATAAGTTACTTTGGCCAAGGCTCTAAAGTAATTTGAAACGGTTTCATCTTTCGCAGTAGAATTAGCTAGTGCAACGGGGTTGCTACCACCAAAACCGGAACCATAGGTACCATCATCATTAAAAGCTACAAAGAGTGGCTGTAGACGATATGCCGAACGAGTAAGATTATTTAAACGTGCGGGCTGACTTTTAACTTCTCTTCTGAAGTTAAGGTCAAATGCTAAGTCTAATTTTTTGCTAAGTGCATAATCTAGATTAAACCTGCCATTATATCTTTGAAATTTAAAGTTTGGAATGTTACCGTCTTGATCGGTGAACGATATAGAGCTGGCTACTTTCAATTTTTCAGAACCACCACGTACAGAAAGACTATGGTATTGCTGAATAGCAGCTGAATTGAATAGAAGACCAACCCAATCCGTATCTGGTAAGGCCTCTGAACCTACTCCGTTACCCGAACGGTATTGGTTAAGTACGTCGTCAGAAAATGCACCAGGCTCAGCAGAGTTAAATGCTTCCATATACCCTAACGCATCTGCGAATTGTAGATTTTGAGCAATGCTCTGTACCCCAACGTAAGTATTGTAAGAGGTTGATATTTTCCCTTCCTTACCCCTTTTTGTAGTAATAAGAATTACACCGTTTGCCGCACGAGAGCCATATATAGCTGAAGCCGAAGCATCTTTAAGTACGGAAATAGATTCAATATCACTAGGGTCTAAGCTATTAATGTCATCAGGGATACCGTCAACCAAAATAAGTGGGTTATTTTTGGCTCCGCTGCCTAAAGTACCTACCCCACGAATACGTATGGCCGCACCATCTGAGCCTGGCTGGCCACTGGATTGTGTTGCGGTAAGACCAGGAACTAGCCCTGCTAATGCCTGTGAAGCTTGAGCAACTGGTTGCTTTGCTATTTCCTCCGCTTTAACGGTTTCTACAGATCCAGTTAAATTAACTGCTTTTTGGGTTCCGTACCCAACCACAACTACTTCATCTAGTTGCGATGCCTCTTCAGCCATGGTAACATTTAATGAGGTTTGACCGTTTACGGCCTTTTCAACAGTTCCGTAACCAATAGAACTGAAGATTAAGGTAGCCCCTTCTGGAATTTCAATACTAAAATTTCCATCAAAATCTGCTACAACTCCATTGGTTGTTCCTTTTTCAACAATGTTGGCAGCTGGTATGGGAATACCCTGTTCGTCGCTTACGGTACCTGATACCGTAATTTGTGCCGATACTTCGCAAAGCGCGAATATCGATAAAAGAAAAAATAAGACTGCTTTTTTCATAAGCTCTAGTTTAAGTTGAGAGGTGAATAGTGAGTTATTTAAGGTTTGACTGTTCCAAATTACAAGTCTAGTCTGGTCTAGTCTGTTTAACAAATAAATAACATTATTACATATTTGCCAAATATTTTTTGCTAAATGTTGAATTTGAGGGGGTAACAATTGGTATTCCCTTAAATATCGTGGTGTTTCATAGGATTTTTCTTTCCTGAAATATTTGAACACAATACTTTTAAGCTGATTTTACCTAAATTAGAATCTGTAAAATCAATTATAATTTTAAGTGTCTAGATTTATTTTTATAAATCGGCTACTTGATTACAACTGTAAAGCAGGTAAATTTGGTTTTAGTATTTTTGCGTTCGTCCCAAATGGTTAAGAAAGAATAAATGGTAAAACTTAGTATTGAAAAGAACTCAAAGAAGCCTAAATATCTTCTGCTTGCAGATAGTATTACTTCGCAAATTGAACAAAAGCAATTAGTTCTTGATGAAAGGTTACCATCAGTAAACAAGCTCTCCGCTCATTTTAACTTTAGTCGTGAAACAGTTTTTAAAGCATTAAACTACCTAAGCGAAAAGGGAATTGTTAGGGCAGTGGACAAGATTGGTTATTTTGTGAACGACCTTTCTGTAGAAACGGAGTTTAAGGTGTTTTTCTTGTTGGATAAGTTTACACCCTTTAAGGAAGATTTATATAATTCACTTATTTCAAGCTTAGGTGAAAATGTAAAGGTCCGCTTATATTTTCATCACCAAAACATTGAACTTTTTGCGTCTCTGATTTTAGATAATCTCAAAAATTACACACATTTTGTAGTTACAACATACATAGAGGATTCAAAATCGGTACAGAAAGTGCTCAATAAAATACCACCTGAAAAATTGATTATTCTGGATAAATATGAGCCTAATGTCAATGATGGTTGTGGTATGGTTTTTCAAGATTTTGAGAATGACATTCTTAATCTACTAAAGGAAAATATTGATTTAGTCAATAAATACGATAGGTTGGTACTTTTCAATCGTAAAAATGCGCCACACGGCGATTTTGTTCAAAAAGGTTTTGAACGATTTAGTGCGCAATACAATTTTAAGAGCGAGGTGTATTATAACTTTTCTCCGGACTACTTTGAAAAAGGAACGCTTTACATCACTATTGATGCTTATGATAGAGATATGGTGGAGATTATAAAATTGGCTCGTAAATCTGAATGGGAACTGGGTATAGAGATTGGGCTAATTAGTTACAATGATACCAGTACTAAAGAGATTTTAGCCGGAGGTATATCAGTAATCAGTACCGATTTTAAGAAAATGGGAGAGGAGGCTGCCAAAATGATTTTGGAAGGCAGACGAGAACATAAAAGCAATGAAACCAAATTGATTCTAAGAAATTCGCTCTAAAATATCAATTACATCACCTGTACAAAAACCTTCTTTCGCTGTACAGCATAATACCAAAATAGCAACGAAATCAATATAGTAAGAATGGCTCCCCCTATATAGGCCACGTTATTTTCTAATTCAAAGCCTTCTGGTGCTATGAGAATGTATGTAGAGCATACCATAGTCATGAAAATTGCTGGAAGGAGAGTTATCCAATACAATTTGTTTTCATAAATAAGATATGCGGTAATCGTCCATAGAACTACTGTTGCTAGGGTTTGATTACTCCAGGCGAAATACCTCCAGATTATTCCAAAATCCATCTGGGTAAGTGCAAAAGCGACTATAAACAAAGGAATGCTGATATAAAGTCGGTTTTTTATTTTCTTTTGGTCGGTCTTAAAAATATCGGACAAAATTAATCGTGCCGAACGAAATGCGGTATCTCCTGATGTAATTGGGGCAGCAACAATTCCCAATAATGCTAAAACACCTCCTATTTTACCGAGCATGTTCAACGATATTTCATTCGCAGCCCATGCTGCGTTATTCCCATTGGCCAACATGGCATCGTTAAGACCTCCCACATTACCAAAAAACGTCATGGCTGCAGCGGCCCATATTAGAGCTACAACACCTTCGGTAATCATGGTTCCAAAGAAAATTTTTCGCCCTAACTTTTCATTTTGCATACATCGGGCCATTAAAGGAGATTGCGTAGCATGAAAACCTGAAATAGCACCACAGGCAATCGTCACGAAAAGAATGGGAAAGAGTGGTGTAGCTTCCGGGTCAGACGTCATATTCACTAAATTTGCCGGTACCAATTCCGGAATGTGATAATCTCCAAAAAAGAGGGCAATGACCAACCCCAATGCCATTAATAGCATGGCAATCCCAAAAATAGGATACAATTTTCCTATCATTTTGTCTATTGGGAGTAGGGTGGATAGAATGTAATATGCTAAAATTATACCTACCCAAATCCAAAGATTCCACATGTTTCCGGTCATGCCATCTATAATTTTTGCCGGTCCCATTAGGAAAACGGTCCCCACAAAAATTAATAATATCACCGTGAAAAAACGCATAATATGTTTCATCTGAGGCCCCAGATAGATGCCCACTATTTCGCTAATACTCAGTCCATCATGCCGAACGGAGAGCATACCGGAAAAGTAATCATGAACGGCTCCGGCAAAGATACTTCCCAGGACAATCCACAGAAAAGCTGCAGGTCCGAACATGGCTCCCGCAATAGCACCAAAGATGGGCCCTAGTCCGGCAATATTTAAAAATTGGATAAGAAATATTCGCCAAGCGGGTAGGGGCATAAAATCAATATCATCCCGTAAACGAATTGCAGGGGTTTCCTTTTCCGTGTCGATTCCGAAAATACGTTCTACCAGTTTGCCATAGGTATAATAACCCAGTATAAGTACAAGAACAGAAATAATGAAGGAAATCATAAGGAGTAGATTTTAAACGGCAGATTAGCTATTATCCTCTAAAAATTGAACTACAAGATAAGAATTCTTCTCTTTGCTAGAGTCGGCAAAGGCACGTAGATTCTTGAGAATTTCGGAAGAAATTTTCGTTTCATTTTCTAAGTGTGATAAAAAATCTCGTATCTGATTTTTAGTGAGTACACTTAACTGTCCGGAAATGGAGGTCACCGTAGCTTCCGATGCAGTATCTATATGTTGCAATAACAGGCTTCGAGTGTTAATATCAATATAGGGTAAAGCATCCCAAAAGGGTTGCATTTTGTTCGGTTCTTTGGAAAAGGAGTCCGCTAAATTTTTGATGATATACGAGCGCACCAGTGGAATACCCGATTTAAAAAGCGTTGATATTCTTGAAAAATTGGTGTCATATTGATTTTTGGTCAGATTTTCAAGAGCGTACATTTGATAATTGGTATGCTCACTATTCAACATACGAATCCACATTTGCTCGGTCTGTTGTGCAACGGTAAATGCTTTTATTTGGTCTTTAATATCACCATGCACCAGGTGCCAGGCTACATAACAGGAGTAAAGGGCACCGGAAACAACAGATTCTTTTACCTCTTTTATAGTGGCACCGGACAAAGCATCTACGCCTTCTATTGTTGAAGGCTTCGGTTTTGTGACCAGCTCATCTATAGCCCTTCTTTTTAAAATGGAATTGTGGTCTTTCAGCAGTTCATGCAGCTTCCAGTAGTCCGAGAACAAAAATTCGTCATGGTCATGTTTGGTCAACGGTTCTTCGCTAGATCGGTCAAAACCGGCGTAATCGCCCAAAAGCGTCCAATACAAAGTAATATGCATCAGTCTACAATCGCCATCGGCACAAACTGGCGTAATAATATTTGAGGAATACAGCACTGGTGCATCCGAATTATCTCGGAAAATATTTACTTTTTGAGCACCTACGGAATCCACAATAATTTCCATTGGGGTTTCTGATCTATTTAGAATAGTGCCTTGTTTCCAATTCAATACAAAAAACTCCGGACTTTTATCTAAAACTGTTTTTTTCGAACTATTAGGAAAAGCAACAGCCGACCCAAACTGAGCTTCACAAAGATGGGTTAGAAGTAAAAGGATGCCTAATGCAAGTCTTCTCATTTTTTAGACGTAGGAATCTTTTCGTATTTCTGTTCTTCTATTAAATCTAGATATTCCTGTAAATAACCTGTGTAAATTTCACGTGGCATAACCTCGTATTTTTTACAAAGGGAAGCCGCATAACCAACGGCAGCACCCATTTGCCCGGTAGTAAGCATAACACGTGGCCCACCGAGTCCCGCGTGGGAGCAGCTGAAATTACGACCGGCCATAAAAAGGTTGCTAATGTTTTTAGAATACAGGCTTCTGTACGGAATGTAATATTGCGGACCTCTATAAAATAAAGCTTCCGAAATGAAATCTGGATTTTTCTCGTCCTCTAATACCGTTTGGTAATGAACGTCTACCGCTCTTTTCTCGATAACGACGCCATCGGGAAATTTACGTCCTTCTTTAGCATCGTTAAAGGTAAAAATATGGTCTCCTACCAATCTTCTCGATTCCCGTTTTCCAACCAAGTACGAAACCCACTCCAATTTTCGGTTCTTGTTTACCTCGTCTTTTTTGGCATTGGAAAATGAACCATAAATGGCACGTAGCATGTGGTCGCGTATTTCTTCGGCATCGTCAATTTGGCTCAGGTCGTTTCTACTGAACTCCCATTGCCATTCGCCATTAACTTCTGCATAATCCTTTGATACCGGCATGGCCCAAGGTACCTCTGGAAAACTCTGCGGACTATCCGTGTCTTTAGATCCCCAAAGAACTGAAGAACCCATAACGGCATTATCCGCTTCTTTTGGACTCCATAATTCACCGTGCTCTTCCCAATATTCTCCGTAGGTATCTACGCTTTCACGTCCATATGAGAATTCCGCACCAGCCCAAAAACCTATCCAGCCATCACCTGTAGAGTCTACAAAATAGGTCGCTGTAAACCGTTTTCTTTCCCCTGTAAACGTTTGTCTGGCATCTACATATTTTACACTGTTTTCTTCCGAAATAGCATCATAAGCACGCCAGTTTAGGAATAAATCTATATTATCATAGCTCTTAACATTTTCGTCCCTTTTTTGCTGGTCCAGTTTAGATTCTGCCGAACCGTTAGGGTAGTGCTTGGTGTCTATTTTTTTAAGGATACGCTCAAAATTGCCATAAATACCTTCGGTATGAACACGTATCTCTTCACTGGCGTTACCCCCTAAAACTGGGCGATCATGAATCAATGCCACCTTTAAACCTTGTTCTGCACCGGCTATTGCTGCAGCGCAGCCTGCCAATCCTCCGCCTACAACCACTAAATCATAGGTTTTTAATTCCTCTGGTGCATTTGGTTCCGCAGCTAGTTCTTGACGCCAAGCCGCTAACTTTTTTGGAGATGATGGAGGTGTTGTTTTGTTGGTAGAAAAATAAACGGCATCACAGCGGCCGTTAAAACCTGTAAGGTCAACTAACTCTATATGTGTTTCGTTTTTCTTATTGATTTTTGTTTCGCCTGCATATTGCCAGCCCCAACCGGAACGTGTACCCAATACCGTATCTAATACGGCCTCGTTCACTTTTAACTGAAATTTTCCAGGAGCTTCCCATTCACCTGGAACCCAGTTCATAGTGCGCACCCAAATATGGTACGAACCGGATTTATTGAAATTAACTTTTGTAGAAGCATTTTTTACCGGTTTTCCCATACCATGTGCATTCAGATAAGGAGAACCCATTTGCTCAACGAATTGTGGGTCTACAAGCCAACCACCCGGATTATCAAAGCTTTCGGCTTCAACGAGTACGTCTTGAGCGAACAAAGAAATTGAACTAAAGAGGAGTAGGGTAACAATCAGTAACTTTTTCATAAGTGGCATGGAATAGAAATAGTGAAAATAAAACTAGTATGGTCTAGTATGGTTTTGGTAAATATATAAAATTATTTTTAATCTAATAATCTAGCGTGAAATAAGTGATGTTAATATTATTTGTAGGGTAAATATGAAGATTTGATATAATGGAGATTTTCAATTTATATAGTAAAGCACAAATAAATAGATATAAAAAAATCCCCGAAGTCATGCTCCGAGGATTTCTTAATGGATGAAATTAGATTATCTAATGCCACTCACTTAGCACAAAACTGTTAAGCCAAACTGCTTTTTGGTCTGTTCCTTTAAAAATGAATTGAATGTTATTTTTTCCATCGGATTCAAAATATATCTCGGTGGGTTGAAACGGCGAAGTTTGCATGGTCTCGCCCTCGGTAACGGTAACGTTCGATAGGGTAGAGGTTCCATTGGCATCTGAAATAGTCACATCTAGCTCTTTGGTATACGGAATTTTGTAAATTCTATAAGTAGCCATTTTTTCTTGATTGGGGTCCATACTATCTGTATTGGTTCTTGGTGCATGATGAACCGTATTCAATTTATATTTTCCTTTTTTCAAACCAGAAAATCTTAAGGTCAGCCCCTCTTTTGAAACCCCTAAAACCCCTTCGCCATGGGCAAAGCCATATTTACCTATGACGTTGATTTCGCCCAACCAGCGTGTAGAGCTGGCATCGCCATTACTTTGAACAGTAGCGGAAAAACCACCAAGTTCTTCAAATTGTTTGGTAGAGGCAGCATTATCTTTTCCATTCCACGGAATCCAATCAAACTGCACCAATTGTTCTTCTCCACCTAAATCTACCCGAATGCTCTCAAAATCATGAATAGGTTCGGCAGTAGAAGCAATCATGTCAAAATTCGCTTTTTCGGTGGTAACTGTTTCAGTTACTGATTTAAGTCCCTTTGCCTTTGCTGTGATGGTTATCTGCCCAGGAGAGTTTCCTGCACGAATCAAAACAGGAGCTACTCCATATTCCGTTTGCATAGGGTTGGAGCCAATACCTTCCTTGTCTCCAATTATTTCGGCATCACCCTTTACTGAGAATTCTACAGCTACATCTGCATCACCAAGCAAGATGCCATTTTTGTCCACTATTTTGGCATATGCCACCAGAATATCAGAACCATCGGCAACGAACTTACGTCCTTCCATATCTGGCTCTAGGATGATTCTATAAGCTTCTTCCGGAGTTTTTGTAGTTTTGGAAACGACAATTTTACCATCTAACAATCCGTTGGCGGTCAGTGTTCCTTTTTCATATTTTGAAATGGAAAATACAAATGGTGCGTGTTTTAAATATTTGTACTTATCCGCTCGCGAAGGATGTTCCTCGGCAATTGTTTTACCGTTTACTTTGAGCTGTACTTTTTCCGAATTACTAAAAATCACCACTTCTTTTGTGTCTTCATTCCAATCGGACGCAATATGTAAGTAGGGGTAATCCGTTAGTTCAGCTGGGTACCAAGCCAAGTTTTCCTCAGGTCTAGGATAGCGAAAAGCCGTCATGAAACCACCTCTACTTCTATTTTTAGGTGTTTTAGTAGGGTGAAAAGTATAGTAGGCATGGGCCGTCCACGAAATAAGTCCCAGTTTCATCGGGTCGTTCATGTATTCATTAACGGCTTCCGGACCGCGACGGCCTTCCATGGCAACCATAGGCTCATCTCCGCTCCAATAATAAGGGCCGTACACCATTTGACCATAAATATCGGTCAAGCCGGAAGTCTGCCAGCCTGTCCATCTACTACTTTGTGATGCGGTATACCTAACTGGATCTTCCTGTTTGATAACATTATGAGCCCTTGGAACATAACCTCTATGGTTTATACCAGCCCCCCAAATAAAAATGGACGTATGGTTTCTGTGGTTGCGCACCATTGCTCTGGCGGACTTTTCAAAATTATCGAACCAAGCTTCGTTACCTATTGACATCCACGTAGGGGCTTCTTCATACACCAGCATTCCTAACTCGTCACAGGCTTCCAACAACGAATTGTCATGCGGATAATGTGCCGTACGAATGACGTTCATTCCCAATTTTTTTAATTGAAGAATATCTTTGTAATGCAGTGAATTGGGCATGGCATCCCCAATAAAACCATAGTGCTGGTGTAAATTGGTTCCAATAAGTTTTAGAGGTTTTCCGTTGAGAACAATACCGTCATGATTGTTCATTTCAATCTTACGGAATCCGGTTTTTACCTCTATCTGATCTACTACTTTATCGGCTTCTAAAACCAAAGTATTTACACGGTATTGGTTAGGTTCATCTATAGACCAAAGCTTCAAGTTGTCTTCAATACTTCCTATTACATTAAATTGAACATCTGCACCGGAAGCAATGGTTTTTGTCTGCTCCAATTTTAAAACGACCAAACCTTTATCATCAACAACCCTATTTATAACCGTAGTTATTTTAGGTTGATTATTTTCGTTCCGAACCGTAGTTTTAATATTAATCGTTGCATTCATATTCACCGGATCTACGGTGGGGGTGGTAATGTATTGGCCTGCGTTTTCAGCTTCCCAATTAAAGGTGATATGTAACGGATTGGTTTCAACCAAATACACATCACGATACAGACCGGCGAACTTAATATAGTCCATAGGGCCTGGGTCCGGTGGCACGTCTTCGCGCTTGCGGTTATCGGCTAAAACGGTAACTAAATTTTTTGCACCTCGATTTACAAAATCGGTAATATCAAAATGGAAAGGGGTGTACCCACCAACGGCATGCTGACCTATGTGTTTGCCATTTACCCATACATCCGTTACTTGGTGAACGCCTTCAAATTCAAGAAACACTTTGCTTTGGGAGTTGTCCGAAACCTCAATTTGTTTTCGGTACCACCCTACTTTTCGCATAAAAGTATCTTGGTATTTATCATCTTGAACCCCGTTGAGGTCCATAGTAGTAAGTTCCAATCCGTGAGGCACGTTAACTGTTTCCCACTTGGAATCATCCGTATCCAATTTAAAAAAATCAGCATCTGGATCACCCAAATGGAATTTCCATCCTTGGTTGATATTTAGTTTGGAACGATCTGTTTTTTCAAAGCCTTCTGGTAAAGTTTTTTGTTGTGCATGAGCTGCTAGATGAAATAGCAGTATAAAAAGCATTGTTTTTACTACTTGTAAAGTACGCATTAACTATAATTTTATTGAATTTATTTTTCGTTTTCCAGTTCTTCTATCGTCCAATAGTCTTCACGGTCTTTTATACTTCTTCTCACATTACCAACCTTCCAAGCAGGAACGCCACTTTCGTTGTTTAGGTGCATTCTTATGTAGGTGACGACGCTAGCAATGTATTCATCGTCCTGTTGTTTCATGCCCGCCATAACACCAGAGTACTCTTTGCCGTCAACAGGTCCCGTAAGGCCATTTAGAAGAATTTTCACGGGAATATCCCATTTTTTGGCGGTCACCCTGGGAGAACCGATCAATGAAGGAGCCATGCCTTCAATACCATTACCATTTTTACCATGACAGGACGCACATAAATTTTTAAAATGCGTGTATCCCTTTACAATTCTGCTGCGGGTATGAGTATTCTGAAGCACGTGTTTCTTCTTGATTTGCTCTATTTCTAGAGGTACTTCTTTTAGACTCTCTTCCCCAATGACCGCAATAGCTTCGTTTGATGGATTTGAGGAAATGACCTGGGCAATGGTTTCGTTTCCTGCTTTGTCTTTTGCAGACCGTAGAGAAAGCAACAGTTGTTGCAAAACTTCTGGGTTTGTATCATTTTTTAACGTCTGGACCGCTTCAATAACTTCTTGATTACCGGATTTTAGCAAAGGTTCGGCTACCCGAAGCGCTGCCATACGTACCCGGGCATCATCATCTTGCAGAGCTGATAGAATAAGAGATTTGTCAATGGCATCAAGACCATCTAAAGCCCAGATAGCATGTAGTCTACCCAATGCATAATCCGTATCACCTAGCATTGAACCCATAAAAGGGTCACCGCCAGTTACAATATCTTTTAAATCCGGGACTATGGATTTGTCTTCCTTGAGTACCAAAAGTTTTTGAGCGGTAAGACGGTACCAACCGTTAGGGTGATGCAGATAATCCAATAATTGGGCATTTGATTTGTTCAAGAGGTTTTCCTGTTTGGCAGGTGCAATTTCTTCATGAACTATTCTGTAAATTCTACCTTTTCCAATATTCTTGTCAAATCCTTTTCGTTCTACCACAGGGCGAAGAAAACTACCTTTTCTAACCCAGTTGCCCTCTTGAATAATTCCGCGGTACATGTCTACAACGTACAAACAACCGTCAGGGCCGGTTTGAGTGTCAACTGGTCTAAAGTTGGTATCTGTGGATGCCAGAAACTCTGTTTCACCATACGGATTGGAAAGTACTTTTTTTCCGTTCACTAGGTTCACTTTCGCTCTACGAATCAAGCGCCCAACTGGTTCGGGAATGAAAAGGTCGCCATACATGGGCAATTTATCGCCTAAAAATACCGACTGCCCACAACTTGCCGTAAAATGGTTGAGTGTACCGTCTTCTCGAAGCCTATGGAGACCGCCCTGCACATCTGGTGTTCCAATTATGGGCCACACTTTTTCAAAACCTTCTTCCCATTTGCCTTCCATTTCTAGATTGCCATAATAGGGATGTTGTTGATAGCCCAATGCAGGGGTTTCGCCACCTGCGCTGGAATAATAAATCTGACCTACTTCGTCTTGCGTCATGCCCCATTGACCCGAAGGTGCGTCCATTAAGGTATCAACCTCCATTTCACCCTTTGTAAATCTATAGCGCAAAGAGCCATTGGATTGATAAAGGTAATTATCCAGCCCCCAAATCATTGTGGCGGATTGGTGCTCTAGGTTTGCATTATCACGTTTATTATTTTCTAGGATGAGCTTCTTTTCATCGGCAACA
This genomic interval from Zobellia roscoffensis contains the following:
- a CDS encoding DUF7133 domain-containing protein, with protein sequence MNQLFYQLTNRSTIQKSLFFTSALVLFTLGSCKKEKPVYADVIYSKPTLVKDPPVTFMSPEESMKTMHLPEGYRMELVASEPMINEPVTIAWAPDGKLYVAEMLTYMQDIDGTDENEPWSRVSVLEDLDGDGKMDKSTVFVDSLILPRILLPLDDRVIIGETYNRSLYTYRDTDGDNVADEKKLILENNKRDNANLEHQSATMIWGLDNYLYQSNGSLRYRFTKGEMEVDTLMDAPSGQWGMTQDEVGQIYYSSAGGETPALGYQQHPYYGNLEMEGKWEEGFEKVWPIIGTPDVQGGLHRLREDGTLNHFTASCGQSVFLGDKLPMYGDLFIPEPVGRLIRRAKVNLVNGKKVLSNPYGETEFLASTDTNFRPVDTQTGPDGCLYVVDMYRGIIQEGNWVRKGSFLRPVVERKGFDKNIGKGRIYRIVHEEIAPAKQENLLNKSNAQLLDYLHHPNGWYRLTAQKLLVLKEDKSIVPDLKDIVTGGDPFMGSMLGDTDYALGRLHAIWALDGLDAIDKSLILSALQDDDARVRMAALRVAEPLLKSGNQEVIEAVQTLKNDTNPEVLQQLLLSLRSAKDKAGNETIAQVISSNPSNEAIAVIGEESLKEVPLEIEQIKKKHVLQNTHTRSRIVKGYTHFKNLCASCHGKNGNGIEGMAPSLIGSPRVTAKKWDIPVKILLNGLTGPVDGKEYSGVMAGMKQQDDEYIASVVTYIRMHLNNESGVPAWKVGNVRRSIKDREDYWTIEELENEK